In Brevibacillus brevis NBRC 100599, a single genomic region encodes these proteins:
- a CDS encoding sensor histidine kinase, with protein sequence MMFRKTRIRLVTLNVVVVLLLLNGLGSAVYYTMKYRLYSQVDREMTKVSQRLAVDALPRLHRIEDDPFPYNRQERKKFNDLDRRYVLLVWDSFGRVIGTAFSDRLEPEEYAKFQHNGKADGIETKTVNGQIYRMQTVTVPKKVVVGNRIQTAYQFQLIYNLAPEQNVLDSLLYVVMIGDIISIVIAIVAGWFLARRALIPIQVSWEKQQQFIADASHELRTPLTAIMVNLERLFKHPDHTIEQESEKIMIGMQEAKRLSRLVSDLLTLARSDSNELQIMNQTLRLDEVAIKCTQVFAQLAIAREIRLETDIQQPIEMVGDQERLHQLMVILLDNALKYTNEDGRIYVSCKKEGGRVSILVKDSGIGISKEDIPYLFDRFFRVDKMRSRATEGTGLGLSIAKWIVDAHHGKIQVSSEVGIGTSFLVTLPIKP encoded by the coding sequence ATGATGTTTCGAAAAACGAGGATTCGGCTCGTAACGTTGAACGTAGTAGTGGTGCTTCTCTTGTTGAACGGGCTGGGTAGCGCAGTCTACTACACGATGAAGTACCGTCTCTATTCGCAGGTGGATCGAGAAATGACCAAAGTCAGCCAAAGGCTGGCAGTTGATGCTTTGCCTCGACTCCATCGTATTGAAGACGACCCTTTTCCATACAACCGTCAGGAGAGGAAAAAGTTTAACGATCTAGATCGCCGATATGTTTTGCTCGTCTGGGATAGCTTTGGTCGTGTCATCGGGACGGCATTTAGTGATAGGCTGGAGCCAGAGGAGTATGCAAAATTCCAGCATAACGGAAAAGCAGACGGAATCGAAACAAAAACAGTGAATGGGCAAATCTACCGCATGCAGACAGTTACTGTTCCGAAAAAGGTCGTTGTAGGCAATCGGATACAGACTGCGTACCAGTTTCAACTGATTTACAATCTGGCGCCTGAGCAAAACGTGCTGGACAGCTTGCTATACGTTGTCATGATCGGCGACATTATCAGTATTGTCATTGCGATTGTGGCTGGGTGGTTTTTGGCGAGAAGGGCACTAATCCCGATCCAAGTCTCGTGGGAAAAGCAGCAGCAGTTTATTGCCGATGCTTCTCATGAGCTGAGGACGCCGCTCACGGCCATCATGGTCAATCTAGAAAGGCTTTTCAAACACCCGGATCACACGATTGAGCAGGAAAGTGAAAAAATCATGATTGGGATGCAGGAGGCCAAGCGCTTGAGCAGGCTCGTCTCGGATTTGCTCACACTGGCTCGCAGTGATTCTAACGAGTTGCAGATCATGAATCAGACGCTGCGCTTAGACGAGGTAGCGATCAAATGCACCCAGGTTTTTGCACAACTTGCCATCGCACGGGAAATTCGCCTCGAAACAGACATCCAGCAACCCATTGAGATGGTGGGGGACCAAGAACGTCTGCATCAGCTTATGGTTATCTTGCTGGACAATGCCTTGAAGTACACGAACGAAGATGGCCGGATTTATGTTTCTTGCAAAAAGGAAGGCGGTCGCGTTTCGATTCTTGTAAAAGACAGCGGGATCGGGATTTCCAAGGAGGATATTCCGTATTTGTTTGATCGCTTCTTCCGGGTGGATAAAATGCGCTCTCGTGCGACAGAAGGAACAGGCTTGGGGCTTTCTATTGCCAAATGGATCGTGGATGCTCATCACGGAAAAATTCAGGTCAGCAGTGAGGTAGGTATCGGAACCAGTTTTTTGGTTACACTTCCAATAAAGCCGTAA
- a CDS encoding GntP family permease: MIIEVLSILVSLGLLMFFAYRGYPVIVFAPIFTLLAVVLSGISLLPSYTETFMTNAANYVKSFFPIFLLGAIFGKVMELSGAASSIAHTIVRALGSNRAILAVVLACSILTYGGVSLFVVAFAVYPFAAAIFREANIPKRLIPGTIALGAFTYTMDALPGTPQIQNIIPTTYFGTDAYAAPVVGTIGAIMVFIGGMLWLERRRKQAVAAGEGYGEGHTNEPELIKNESYMNIWVAILPLALVLVGNYMFSRGIWTVETWYDPAILKESFKIEKVKNVVSSWSLIISLCLGIIAAILINVKQVKNKLASGLTAAAMGSLLAIFNTASEVGFGNVVKTLPGFKFIQGWIMGASDHPLVSEALAVNVLAGVTGSASGGMSIALEVMSKQYLEMANAAGISPELLHRIASMSSGGMDTLPHNGAVITLLAITGLTHRQSYKDIFAITVLKTAVVFILAFAVSIF, from the coding sequence ATGATCATCGAAGTGTTATCCATCTTGGTTTCGCTCGGCCTGCTGATGTTTTTTGCGTATCGGGGCTATCCTGTTATCGTATTTGCCCCTATTTTTACGCTGCTGGCCGTTGTCCTTTCCGGGATCTCTCTGTTGCCGAGCTACACCGAAACCTTCATGACGAATGCAGCAAACTATGTGAAATCATTCTTCCCTATTTTCTTACTGGGTGCCATTTTCGGGAAAGTCATGGAGTTGAGCGGTGCCGCCTCATCCATCGCTCACACAATTGTGAGGGCGCTTGGCTCCAATCGTGCGATCTTGGCTGTCGTTCTGGCTTGTTCGATTTTGACGTATGGCGGGGTTTCCTTGTTCGTTGTGGCATTTGCGGTGTATCCGTTTGCCGCTGCGATATTCCGTGAAGCCAATATTCCGAAGCGTCTCATTCCAGGAACGATCGCGCTCGGGGCCTTTACGTATACGATGGACGCCTTGCCAGGTACACCACAAATTCAAAACATCATTCCTACGACTTATTTTGGTACGGATGCTTATGCTGCACCTGTTGTTGGAACGATTGGCGCCATTATGGTTTTCATTGGCGGGATGCTATGGCTGGAGCGCAGACGCAAGCAAGCTGTCGCTGCTGGGGAAGGCTACGGTGAGGGACATACGAACGAGCCAGAGCTGATCAAAAATGAATCCTACATGAACATCTGGGTTGCGATTCTCCCGTTGGCATTGGTGCTCGTGGGTAACTATATGTTCAGCAGAGGGATTTGGACAGTAGAGACGTGGTACGATCCGGCGATCCTCAAAGAATCATTTAAGATTGAGAAAGTGAAAAACGTCGTATCTTCTTGGTCACTGATTATTTCGCTCTGTCTTGGAATTATTGCCGCAATTTTAATCAATGTGAAGCAAGTCAAAAACAAGCTGGCGAGTGGTTTGACTGCTGCCGCGATGGGTTCTCTCTTAGCGATCTTCAACACTGCTTCCGAAGTTGGGTTCGGAAACGTTGTGAAAACATTGCCGGGCTTCAAATTTATCCAAGGCTGGATTATGGGAGCAAGTGATCATCCGTTGGTTTCTGAGGCACTGGCTGTAAACGTACTGGCAGGTGTGACAGGTTCAGCGTCGGGCGGTATGTCGATCGCGCTGGAGGTTATGAGCAAGCAATACCTGGAGATGGCAAATGCTGCGGGAATCAGCCCTGAGTTGCTGCACCGTATTGCCTCGATGTCTTCCGGTGGTATGGACACATTGCCACACAACGGAGCGGTCATTACATTGCTCGCGATTACTGGTTTGACGCATCGTCAATCGTACAAAGACATTTTCGCGATAACGGTTTTGAAAACAGCTGTCGTGTTCATTCTGGCATTTGCCGTGTCTATTTTCTAA
- a CDS encoding 3-hydroxybutyrate dehydrogenase, whose product MEKLLEQQVAVVTGAASGIGLEIARTFAEEGARVVILDLNGEAAEAAAAQLQKEGHEAISFGCNVTDEVQMQACIQQTVQIFGRLDILVNNAGLQFVSPIEEFPTAKFEQMLSIMLTAPFVAIKHVFPIMKQQGHGRIINMASINGLIGFAGKAAYNSAKHGVIGLTKVAALEGAAAGITVNAICPGYVDTPLVQNQLADLAKTRNVPLEKVMEEVIYPLVPQKRLLQVKEVANYAAFLASKKASGVTGQAVVIDGGYTAQ is encoded by the coding sequence ATGGAGAAGTTGTTGGAGCAACAGGTAGCAGTTGTAACAGGGGCTGCAAGCGGTATTGGATTGGAGATTGCCCGGACGTTTGCCGAGGAAGGGGCGAGGGTCGTCATACTGGACTTGAATGGGGAAGCAGCGGAAGCAGCAGCAGCCCAATTGCAGAAGGAAGGTCACGAAGCAATCAGCTTTGGTTGTAATGTTACTGACGAGGTACAAATGCAGGCGTGCATCCAGCAGACAGTCCAAATTTTTGGCAGACTCGATATCCTAGTGAATAATGCCGGATTGCAATTTGTTTCTCCTATAGAAGAGTTTCCGACTGCAAAATTTGAACAAATGCTCAGTATTATGCTGACAGCGCCTTTTGTCGCGATTAAACACGTGTTCCCCATTATGAAGCAACAAGGCCATGGCCGTATCATCAATATGGCTTCGATCAACGGCTTGATTGGCTTTGCAGGGAAGGCAGCTTACAACAGTGCCAAGCACGGAGTCATCGGGCTCACCAAGGTTGCAGCCTTGGAAGGAGCAGCGGCTGGTATTACGGTAAATGCCATTTGTCCGGGGTATGTCGATACGCCGCTGGTACAAAACCAATTAGCGGATTTGGCTAAGACAAGAAATGTGCCGTTGGAAAAGGTGATGGAAGAAGTCATCTACCCGCTGGTGCCGCAGAAGCGACTGCTGCAAGTAAAGGAAGTAGCGAACTACGCTGCCTTTTTGGCTAGCAAGAAAGCGTCAGGCGTTACGGGCCAAGCTGTCGTCATTGATGGCGGGTATACAGCGCAGTAA
- a CDS encoding HesB/YadR/YfhF family protein, translated as MNMTITKAAVAWFREEWGCKEGDSIRFFVRYGGVSTVQDSFSMGIAKELPNEIGISAVEDGITFYMEKDELWYMNGKGLVVDYRPETDEVEFKLD; from the coding sequence ATGAACATGACGATCACTAAAGCAGCGGTAGCATGGTTTCGGGAAGAATGGGGATGCAAAGAAGGAGACAGCATTCGTTTTTTTGTCCGGTACGGAGGCGTTAGTACGGTCCAGGATTCATTCTCGATGGGGATTGCCAAAGAGTTGCCGAATGAAATCGGCATTTCGGCAGTAGAGGATGGCATCACATTTTATATGGAAAAAGATGAGCTGTGGTATATGAATGGAAAAGGGCTGGTTGTCGATTATCGCCCAGAGACAGACGAAGTGGAATTTAAGCTGGATTAA
- the menC gene encoding o-succinylbenzoate synthase produces MKIERVDLQRIKIPLNSPFETSMGVETHKECILVRAYSGAHVGFGESVAMDVPVYNEEDVDTVWYMLEKYLIPQLFSREIEHPDDVSRLFSWMRRNHMAKAALEGAVWDLYAKMNGLSLSQALGGTRTTIDVGVSIGIEPTIEKLLQRVEGFIRDGYKKIKVKIKPGFDVEPMRAIRNTFGPDVPLMADANSAYTLADMEMLKALDGFGLIMIEQPLAHDDIIDHATLQRELKTPICLDESIHTVEDARKALELGSCRIINIKIGRVGGLTDAKKIHDLCEKRGVPVWCGGMLEAGIGRAHNIAMASLSNFTIAGDTSPSHRYFAEDIVTPVIDFAAPGMLAVPTTPGIGFDINESAIRNALIEHKSYYANRESTTTVIPTW; encoded by the coding sequence CCCTTTTGAGACGAGCATGGGAGTCGAAACCCACAAGGAATGCATTCTGGTACGTGCGTACAGCGGTGCCCATGTCGGCTTCGGTGAAAGCGTCGCGATGGACGTCCCTGTTTACAACGAGGAAGATGTCGATACGGTCTGGTACATGCTCGAAAAGTATTTGATCCCGCAGCTGTTTTCACGGGAGATCGAGCATCCTGATGATGTATCCCGCCTCTTCTCTTGGATGCGCCGCAACCACATGGCCAAAGCTGCCTTGGAAGGTGCCGTCTGGGATTTGTACGCCAAAATGAACGGTCTCTCCCTCTCCCAAGCATTGGGCGGAACTCGTACGACGATTGACGTCGGTGTGAGTATCGGAATCGAGCCGACTATCGAAAAACTGCTGCAACGCGTAGAAGGCTTCATCCGTGACGGCTACAAAAAGATCAAAGTGAAAATCAAACCGGGCTTTGATGTCGAGCCAATGCGTGCGATCCGCAACACATTTGGACCAGATGTTCCACTGATGGCGGACGCAAACTCTGCGTATACGCTGGCAGACATGGAGATGCTGAAGGCTTTAGACGGCTTCGGTTTGATCATGATTGAACAGCCATTGGCTCATGATGACATCATCGACCATGCGACCTTGCAAAGAGAACTGAAAACGCCGATCTGCCTCGATGAAAGTATCCATACAGTAGAAGATGCCCGCAAAGCTCTCGAGCTCGGCAGTTGCCGGATTATCAACATCAAAATCGGTCGCGTAGGCGGTCTGACAGATGCCAAGAAGATTCATGACCTGTGTGAGAAACGCGGCGTACCTGTATGGTGCGGAGGAATGCTGGAGGCAGGAATTGGACGGGCGCATAATATCGCGATGGCCTCGCTTAGCAACTTCACGATTGCCGGCGATACATCCCCTTCGCATCGCTACTTTGCGGAAGATATCGTGACACCTGTCATCGATTTTGCAGCACCTGGCATGCTGGCTGTACCGACAACGCCAGGGATCGGTTTTGACATCAATGAGTCTGCCATTCGCAATGCCCTGATCGAGCATAAAAGCTACTATGCAAATCGGGAGTCTACTACGACAGTCATTCCTACCTGGTAG
- a CDS encoding response regulator transcription factor, with protein MLILAVEDEKALLQTIAGVLADEGYQVDMADRGDDGLLLAERGIYDLLVLDIMMPGMDGLSLVRTLRTKGIMTPVLFLTAKDSVESRVEGLDAGADDYLVKPFAAEELTARVRALLRRQGKQNTEGELAYGPLSLKINEYDGFVDDEPMKLTTKEYELLKYFLQNREQILTRQQIFDRVWGIDSEANYGVVDLYVHYLRKKLGAYEGFIRTIRNVGYILKKENK; from the coding sequence ATGCTTATTCTTGCAGTGGAGGATGAAAAAGCGCTGCTTCAGACAATTGCAGGAGTCCTGGCCGACGAAGGATATCAGGTGGATATGGCAGACCGCGGAGATGACGGCTTGTTATTGGCGGAACGCGGCATCTACGATTTGCTAGTCCTAGACATTATGATGCCAGGAATGGATGGTCTTTCACTGGTGAGAACGTTGCGTACAAAAGGGATAATGACGCCGGTTTTATTTTTAACGGCAAAAGATAGCGTAGAGTCGAGAGTCGAGGGATTGGATGCCGGAGCAGACGATTATTTGGTCAAGCCGTTTGCGGCCGAAGAACTGACGGCGAGAGTGAGAGCCCTTTTGCGTCGACAAGGGAAACAGAACACAGAAGGCGAGCTGGCATACGGTCCTCTATCGCTGAAGATAAATGAATATGACGGGTTTGTTGATGATGAGCCGATGAAGTTAACCACGAAGGAGTACGAGCTACTCAAGTACTTCCTGCAAAATCGGGAGCAAATATTGACGCGCCAACAAATTTTTGACCGCGTATGGGGAATTGATTCAGAAGCGAATTACGGAGTGGTCGATTTGTATGTCCACTACCTGCGTAAAAAGCTGGGTGCTTACGAAGGCTTCATCCGAACGATCCGCAATGTGGGCTACATTTTGAAAAAGGAAAACAAATGA